From the Longimicrobium sp. genome, one window contains:
- the rpsG gene encoding 30S ribosomal protein S7, whose translation MSRRTRAVKRPIIPDPVYGSDSVTKFVNTLMLDGKKSTAESIFYNAMTTLEERSGQPAETVFKAALNNAKPVLEVKSRRVGGATYQVPVEVRPERRTALAMRWLVGYARARGEKTMADRLAAELLAASRNEGATIKKKDDTHRMAEANKAFAHYRW comes from the coding sequence ATGAGCCGCCGCACACGCGCCGTCAAGCGCCCCATCATCCCGGATCCGGTCTACGGCTCGGACTCGGTGACCAAGTTCGTCAACACGCTGATGCTCGACGGCAAGAAGAGCACGGCCGAGAGCATCTTCTACAACGCCATGACCACGCTCGAGGAGCGTTCCGGCCAGCCGGCCGAAACGGTCTTCAAGGCGGCGCTGAACAACGCCAAGCCGGTCCTGGAAGTGAAGAGCCGCCGCGTGGGCGGCGCCACCTACCAGGTGCCCGTCGAGGTTCGCCCGGAGCGCCGCACCGCGCTGGCCATGCGCTGGCTGGTGGGCTACGCCCGGGCCCGCGGCGAAAAGACCATGGCCGACCGCCTGGCCGCCGAGCTTCTGGCCGCGTCCCGCAACGAGGGCGCGACCATCAAGAAGAAGGACGACACGCACCGCATGGCCGAAGCCAACAAGGCCTTCGCCCACTATCGCTGGTAA
- the rpsL gene encoding 30S ribosomal protein S12 — MPTINQLVRHGRQTLINKSKSPAMRNNPQKRGVCTRVYTTTPKKPNSALRKVARVRLTNGFEVTAYIPGEGHNLQEHSIVLIRGGRVKDLPGVRYHIIRGTLDASGVNDRRQSRSKYGAKRPKPGQPAGKGAPAGKGGKGKR, encoded by the coding sequence ATGCCGACGATCAACCAGCTGGTCCGCCACGGGCGGCAGACGCTCATCAACAAGAGCAAGTCGCCCGCGATGCGCAACAACCCGCAGAAGCGCGGGGTGTGCACGCGCGTGTACACCACGACCCCGAAGAAGCCCAACTCGGCCCTCCGGAAGGTCGCGCGTGTGCGGCTGACCAACGGGTTCGAGGTCACGGCCTACATCCCGGGCGAGGGGCACAACCTGCAGGAGCACAGCATCGTGCTCATCCGCGGCGGCCGGGTGAAGGACCTGCCGGGCGTCCGCTACCACATCATCCGGGGAACGCTCGACGCGTCCGGAGTCAACGATCGCCGCCAGAGCCGTTCCAAGTACGGCGCCAAGCGGCCCAAGCCGGGCCAGCCCGCCGGCAAGGGCGCTCCGGCCGGCAAGGGCGGCAAGGGGAAGAGATAA
- a CDS encoding acyl-CoA mutase large subunit family protein — MKADLAAWEGAYERTGARDASFTTVSGVEVEPLYTPLDRPRPAPEEAAYYAERIGLPGEYPFTRGPYGTMYRTRLWTMRQFAGFGTAEETNQRYHFLLKRGQTGLSVAFDFPTLMGYDSDHPRSLGEVGKCGVAISSLDDMETLFSGIPLDKVSVSMTINGPAIILFCFYVVAAERQGVSFSQLRGTVQNDILKEYQAQHAWVYPPEPALRLIEDMFEWASKEAPKYNPISISGYHIREAGSTAVQELAYTLKNGLEYVRRGVERGLDVDDFAPRLSFFWDVHNDFFEEIAKFRAARRIWARHLRDEFGAKNPESWRLRTHAQTAGVTLTAQQPENNIVRVAYQAMAAVLGGTQSLHTNSMDETLALPTERAVQVALRTQQILAYETGVPNTIDPLAGSYYVEALTDQMEAEAERIFAEIDKLGGVVPGIEVGYFQREIARSAFRQQLEIERGERTIVGVNEFTVEGEELQIPLLKITEEAEIRQRERMAAMRQRRDQAQVDAALEHLKQVARTTENVVPAMLDAVRAYATLYEIRAAMEEVFGAYQEPVFF; from the coding sequence CTGAAGGCCGACCTGGCCGCCTGGGAGGGCGCGTACGAGCGCACCGGGGCCCGCGACGCCTCATTCACCACGGTCTCCGGGGTGGAGGTGGAGCCGCTGTACACACCGCTCGACCGGCCGCGCCCCGCGCCCGAAGAAGCCGCGTACTACGCCGAGCGCATCGGCCTTCCCGGCGAGTACCCGTTCACCCGCGGGCCGTACGGCACCATGTACCGCACGCGGCTGTGGACCATGCGCCAGTTCGCCGGCTTCGGCACCGCCGAGGAGACGAACCAGCGCTACCACTTCCTGCTCAAGCGCGGGCAGACCGGCCTTTCCGTCGCGTTCGACTTTCCCACGCTGATGGGCTACGACAGCGACCACCCGCGGTCGCTGGGCGAGGTGGGCAAGTGCGGCGTGGCCATCTCGTCGCTCGACGACATGGAAACGCTGTTCAGCGGCATCCCGCTGGACAAGGTCTCCGTGTCGATGACCATCAACGGCCCGGCCATCATCCTGTTCTGCTTCTACGTCGTGGCGGCCGAGCGGCAGGGCGTGTCGTTCAGCCAGCTTCGCGGCACGGTGCAGAACGACATCCTCAAGGAGTACCAGGCGCAGCACGCCTGGGTGTACCCGCCCGAGCCGGCGCTGCGGCTGATCGAGGACATGTTCGAGTGGGCGTCGAAGGAAGCGCCCAAGTACAACCCCATCTCCATCAGCGGCTACCACATCCGCGAGGCGGGCTCCACCGCGGTGCAGGAGCTGGCGTACACGCTCAAGAACGGGCTCGAGTACGTGCGCCGCGGCGTGGAGCGGGGGCTGGACGTGGACGACTTCGCGCCGCGCCTCTCCTTCTTCTGGGACGTCCACAACGACTTCTTCGAGGAGATCGCCAAGTTCCGCGCCGCCCGCCGCATCTGGGCGCGCCACCTGCGCGACGAGTTCGGCGCCAAGAACCCCGAGAGCTGGCGGCTGCGCACCCACGCCCAGACGGCGGGGGTCACGCTTACCGCGCAGCAGCCGGAAAACAACATCGTCCGCGTGGCCTACCAGGCCATGGCCGCGGTGCTGGGCGGTACGCAGTCGCTGCACACCAACTCCATGGACGAAACGCTGGCGCTGCCCACGGAAAGGGCGGTGCAGGTGGCCCTGCGGACGCAGCAGATCCTGGCGTACGAGACCGGGGTGCCCAACACCATCGACCCGCTGGCCGGCTCGTACTACGTCGAGGCGCTCACCGACCAGATGGAGGCCGAGGCCGAGCGCATCTTCGCCGAGATCGACAAGCTGGGCGGCGTGGTGCCCGGCATCGAGGTGGGCTACTTCCAGCGCGAGATCGCCCGCAGCGCCTTCCGGCAGCAGCTGGAGATCGAGCGGGGAGAGCGCACCATCGTGGGCGTCAACGAGTTCACGGTAGAAGGCGAGGAGCTGCAGATCCCGCTGCTCAAGATCACCGAAGAAGCGGAGATCCGTCAGCGCGAGCGGATGGCCGCCATGCGCCAGCGCCGCGACCAGGCGCAGGTGGACGCCGCGCTGGAGCACCTGAAGCAGGTTGCGCGCACCACCGAGAACGTGGTACCCGCCATGCTCGACGCCGTCCGCGCCTACGCCACGCTGTACGAGATCCGCGCGGCGATGGAGGAAGTGTTCGGGGCGTACCAGGAGCCCGTCTTCTTCTGA
- the meaB gene encoding methylmalonyl Co-A mutase-associated GTPase MeaB — protein sequence MTAEIQAAPHADLLTGFRAGQRTALARAISIVENGRAGFERVLHDLHADMGRAHRVGITGPPGAGKSTLTSKLALHLRTLDERIGIVAVDPSSPFTGGALLGDRIRMTNISTDPGIFIRSMATRGHLGGLATTTKEVADLLDAYGYDRVVLETVGVGQSELEIAGTADTSVVVLVPESGDSIQAMKAGLMEVADIFVINKADRPGADRLAQEIEVMLHMRLGDMPTNAGHHGVSLKSVQKAAREGVKAAAEQGGEWAIPVLKTVAQTGEGLEELARTLDQHRVYLHESGELSRRRQARLAERVRAVVERRLRRLAWQRGPGEQILESHLAALEGGEVSPYAVADLIVNQLGLGPAGGAT from the coding sequence ATGACCGCCGAAATCCAAGCCGCGCCGCACGCCGACCTGCTCACGGGCTTCCGCGCCGGGCAGCGCACCGCGCTCGCGCGCGCCATCTCCATCGTCGAAAACGGGCGCGCGGGGTTCGAGCGCGTTCTCCACGACCTGCACGCCGACATGGGCCGCGCGCATCGCGTGGGCATCACCGGGCCCCCGGGCGCGGGCAAGTCCACGCTCACCTCCAAGCTGGCGCTTCACCTGCGCACGCTGGACGAGCGCATCGGCATCGTCGCGGTGGACCCATCGTCGCCGTTCACGGGCGGGGCGCTGTTGGGCGACCGCATCCGGATGACCAACATCTCCACCGACCCGGGGATCTTCATCCGCTCGATGGCGACGCGCGGCCACCTGGGCGGGCTCGCGACGACTACGAAGGAAGTCGCCGACCTGCTGGACGCGTACGGCTACGACCGCGTGGTGCTGGAAACGGTGGGCGTGGGCCAGTCGGAGCTGGAGATCGCGGGGACGGCGGACACGAGCGTCGTCGTCCTGGTCCCCGAGTCGGGCGACAGCATCCAGGCGATGAAGGCGGGGTTGATGGAGGTGGCCGACATCTTCGTCATCAACAAGGCCGACCGTCCCGGGGCCGACCGGCTGGCGCAGGAGATCGAGGTGATGCTGCACATGCGCCTGGGCGACATGCCCACGAACGCGGGCCACCACGGCGTCAGCCTCAAGTCCGTGCAGAAAGCCGCGCGCGAAGGGGTGAAGGCGGCGGCCGAGCAGGGCGGGGAATGGGCCATCCCCGTGCTCAAGACGGTGGCGCAGACCGGGGAGGGGCTCGAGGAGCTGGCGCGAACGCTGGACCAGCATCGGGTGTATCTGCACGAGTCGGGCGAGCTGAGCCGCCGCCGTCAGGCGCGCCTGGCCGAGCGGGTGCGCGCCGTGGTGGAGCGCCGGTTGCGTCGCCTTGCCTGGCAGCGGGGCCCGGGTGAGCAGATCCTGGAGTCGCACCTCGCCGCGCTCGAAGGGGGAGAAGTGTCGCCGTACGCCGTCGCCGACCTCATCGTGAACCAACTGGGGCTGGGCCCCGCCGGAGGAGCAACATGA